The proteins below are encoded in one region of Candidatus Flexicrinis proximus:
- a CDS encoding dCTP deaminase, with amino-acid sequence MIYSDRDIKRLLHEGRITVDPAPDLSTQLGSCSLDLRLSNEFSVFEYNKHPFIDVRDGKASRDIMKTLTVDEEQPFVLHPGSFVLAITLERVELPDDIVARLEGRSSLGRLGIIVHATASVIDPGWRGRIVLELANHGQMPVALYPGMRVCSVTFEPLSTPVDRPYWMKAEAKYKNQDSAQGSKISDDPDTK; translated from the coding sequence ATGATTTACAGTGACCGCGACATCAAACGCCTGCTGCACGAGGGACGGATCACCGTCGACCCGGCTCCGGATCTCTCAACGCAGCTAGGCTCTTGCTCGCTGGATCTTCGGTTATCGAACGAGTTCAGCGTTTTCGAGTACAACAAGCATCCGTTCATTGATGTGCGCGACGGCAAGGCGAGCCGTGACATTATGAAGACGCTGACCGTCGATGAGGAACAGCCGTTCGTACTCCATCCGGGAAGCTTCGTGTTGGCGATCACACTCGAGCGCGTGGAGCTGCCCGACGATATAGTCGCCCGCCTGGAGGGACGGAGTAGCCTGGGACGGCTCGGTATAATCGTCCATGCGACGGCGAGCGTTATTGACCCTGGATGGCGCGGGCGTATAGTGCTGGAATTGGCGAATCACGGTCAGATGCCGGTAGCCCTGTACCCGGGAATGCGGGTCTGTTCAGTGACGTTCGAACCGCTGAGTACACCTGTCGACCGGCCGTACTGGATGAAGGCAGAAGCAAAATATAAGAACCAGGACAGCGCCCAGGGCAGCAAAATCAGCGACGACCCTGATACAAAATAG
- the menC gene encoding o-succinylbenzoate synthase: MTIASIRLYPVGLPLVEKLRTSYGAEPFKSAVIVELITTDGLTGWGECPTKMRPSYAYETVGTALHILSEFLIPALLGKTISSPTDVPSLLKAHRGQPMAKYAVEAAIWDAWAQANGLSLADAFAAHLPEGHASTGRALVGVSIGIQDTLEQTLEIIGKRIGQGYGRIKLKIEPGWDIELARAVRKAYPDISLMLDANSAYSLKDADHLKLLDEFSLLMIEQPLGFYDIYEHSKLQPQLETPICLDESIHSAGDAQLAIVMGACKIINLKPARVGGYTESLEIYKICVENQVPLWIGGLLETGIGRAANLALASLPGVNLPCDISATDRYYQRDLTEPPFILGANSSIETPKGAGLGISVERDRVDEGEAFWHVNNPYTHVFGAER, from the coding sequence ATCACGATCGCCAGTATCAGGCTGTATCCGGTAGGGCTGCCCCTCGTGGAAAAACTGCGGACCAGCTATGGCGCAGAGCCGTTTAAGTCGGCCGTGATCGTAGAACTGATTACGACGGACGGGTTGACGGGCTGGGGGGAGTGTCCGACAAAGATGCGACCAAGCTATGCCTACGAGACGGTCGGAACAGCGCTGCATATACTCAGCGAATTTCTGATTCCAGCACTGTTGGGCAAGACAATATCGTCCCCAACAGACGTGCCAAGTCTGCTCAAGGCACACCGCGGGCAACCGATGGCCAAGTACGCCGTGGAAGCCGCGATCTGGGATGCTTGGGCGCAGGCGAACGGCTTATCGCTTGCTGATGCGTTCGCAGCGCATCTGCCAGAGGGACATGCGTCAACCGGACGCGCGTTGGTTGGTGTGAGCATCGGCATTCAGGATACGCTGGAACAAACACTTGAGATTATCGGAAAACGAATAGGGCAGGGATACGGGCGAATCAAGCTCAAGATCGAGCCGGGCTGGGATATTGAACTGGCTAGGGCGGTGCGGAAGGCGTATCCGGACATTTCGCTGATGCTGGATGCCAACAGCGCGTACAGCCTGAAAGATGCAGATCATCTGAAGTTACTCGATGAGTTCAGCCTGCTGATGATCGAACAGCCGCTCGGGTTCTATGACATTTACGAGCACAGCAAGCTGCAGCCGCAACTAGAAACGCCAATCTGCCTTGATGAGAGCATACACAGCGCCGGAGACGCGCAACTGGCGATCGTGATGGGTGCCTGCAAGATCATAAATCTAAAGCCGGCACGTGTAGGTGGATACACTGAGAGTCTTGAGATCTACAAAATCTGTGTCGAGAATCAGGTGCCGCTCTGGATCGGTGGACTGCTCGAAACAGGTATTGGACGCGCGGCTAATCTCGCGCTTGCGTCGCTGCCAGGTGTGAATCTGCCGTGCGACATTTCGGCCACAGACAGGTATTATCAGCGCGACCTGACCGAACCTCCGTTCATTCTCGGAGCCAACAGCTCGATCGAGACGCCTAAAGGTGCGGGTCTCGGCATCTCAGTCGAGCGTGACCGGGTGGACGAGGGCGAAGCCTTTTGGCACGTCAACAATCCATATACACATGTTTTTGGGGCGGAACGATGA